The DNA sequence AaatagctgcatgtggcttgttTGTTGCACAGGTTCCCAAAGCCGGCAGGTAGGAAATCCATTGGTGGCACAGAgacaggaaggaaaaatcaaagtaAGGGCAAacctcatcaaactgggccccAAGAAAGCTAGCTTAGATTTCCCAGGTGGAACCATTGACCAAGCAGAGGTAGGACAATACTGAAATTCCTCCTCCCAGGTTCTATGTGCTAATTCTGCCATCCTTACTTGCCCTATTCATTTCAATGAGGCAACTCCTGGGGAAAGGCTCTCCAACAGGTGAGTGAAGGAGACAGGATGGATAAATAGGAAGATGTGGGTGAGATGTTAATTCTAAGAGACCTTCTGCAGAGGAAAAATCTGTGGGTCGGATTCTGACATCCTTACACAATGTGTAATTGCCTTGATTTCAATGGAGAACTATGCAGTAAAAGTGAATACATCATTGGGGGATCTAGACTGTCACCCAGCAAAACTGAAAGAGATGTTAAGGGCTGTGAGAAGGAGGAGGGTGACCAGTTGAACTCCCTGCCCATTGAAGGTAGAAAAAGaattaatctgcagcaaggagaATTTAGGtgaaatattaagaaaaaaacttTCCTGTCTACAAGAGTCATTAAACGCTGGACTAGGCTTCCAAGAGTTACCAGATATTCCTGTTACTTTGAGGTATACTTGTGTATTAGGGCTACTCTTCTGGGGTGGGGTCCGGTAATTCTAGCAGCACTGCTTGTGTTCTCTTACAGAGCtctacttctcccttctgccagttccctcacAATGGAGCTACGCTGCAGGACCTAGGtttcccagggctgggttcaTGCAGTCTAGAATTAGAGGAACGCATGCACAGCTGTTAACAGAGCATATCTGAGAGGACTGGATTAATCAGCACTCCCAAGGTGACTCCTTATATGTCCCTGATTTTACTAGGCTGGATTGAGCTGCTCTTCCAAGCTGCCCCTGTCCTATGCCCCATGTTCAAGAAATCCTTGTGCCCACTTTCACATTACAATTGTTCTGGTAAAAACCCACTTGAACAGCAAATCCCACAGGATTGTGGGACACTGCAGAGatagtgaatggggaagccataAGATACACGAGCAGGAAGGAAGCAACCAGCTTAACCATAAAAGTTATTCATTACAAGGTAATAACCATACAAGgggagccaaacaaacaaaacagttgtATTATTAAATCTAATTTGAATTTGATTACCCAAGTCAGGTTTAGACAACTATAACCAATCACACAAGGCAAGGTCAGGAGGCTAGATTAAGACAAAGATGGAAGTGCATGGACAGTTGGGCTCTCACCACTCCATGAAGCTTGAATCAATTAGGTTCCCATGCAGTGGTGTTAATGAAGGGTCCATAGGGCTGGAGACGGGTAGAGCAGAGCTTCCAACAGGATCAGTCAGGGGAAGACGATGTCCCACTGCAACTGATGCAGCCTTTGGATCCAAGCATCAGAGCACTTACTTGTGTGTGGATAGGCTTTTtgtaaggaaagaaaaatagttcAAACAAGAACACTAGACTTGTTTGTGGGGAAATGGCTGGCTGAAGAGAGAACAGTTTACCAAAGCTCTTTGGTTCAGCTAGACAACAGAAATGGATCATTCCTGGCTATGGGCAGCATATTTTCCAGGGAGATCAAAATGCAAGTAGACAGTCAGGGCTATCCCTAGGGCAGTGAGGATCCAGGACAATCCTCCATCCACTCCACCCCAGGCCAGGTCTCCACTCCACaccttcccccaagcccctgtGCCACCTCTTCggaaactccatcacagcatggAAGAAGGGGTGCTTATAATTgacattttacaggtggagaactGAGCGCTTGTAACTTGCCTATGTGCAAACAGGGAGAGAAGGCCAGAATAGGAATTGGCTCCacatctcctgtcttccactaGAGCTGGGACGGACAATAAGCGGCCCACAAGACAGAAGCAGTTTGTCAGTGTTTTATTTACCAGTGTTTCTTGTCAATAAACCTGCTCACAACTCCCAGTGGCCACGGATGACCATTCCCAGTCAACTGAAGCTGCAGAAAGTGGCATggaccaggctgctgcttcccacagctccaatTGGCTGGAAACAGGGCTTTGCAgccacctcccattggctgggaacagcgaTCCACAgccaactcccattggctgggaacagtgctCTGCAGCAGTGAGTGGTCGTACCTGCCGACATGGAGGTAAATAAGGCATCTAGCAGCCTGCTAGGGGATAACCCTGAGAATTGTATCTGGCCAACAGGCCATTTATTGCCCATCCTTGGACTAAAGCCTGGATAACAAGCCCACCCTAGCTCTGGGGAAAGCCTGTGATGATGGGAAATGATCTTTTTCTCATTAGTTAGGACACACTGAGGGATTACAGTGCATGAATTAAACATGTAAGCATAGCTTGCTTaccttctgaaatatttatttagcCAGCAGAGCAAAGCTACTAGTCTGCTTAATAAATCAAAttagtttacagaaaaaaaattaagaaggaaATCAATAATATATTTCCCTAATCAAGAGTCTTTCTCAGTCAGCTAGGTAAAGGGTTCGAACGTTAATTGAAACCCTAGCCCTGATCCCAGGCTGCCACTCAGGAGGAGGAACACAGAGGCTTTCATCCACTTTTCATTCCCGGTCCTGGGAGAATTCATGGACTGGGCCAGTTTCTCAGCCACAATTAATGCCTGATCCAGCTCCTAATGGAGGAAATGGAAAGATGCCCATTGACTTGATGGGAGCAATTAATTCCTTCGCTCAGCCTTCCCGCCACTCCAATCTACACCACTTGCCAATTGCCCTGAGGAGCTGTGGAAGCAGCTGTGTGGCAGCTGAGTGTACAAATGCCCTCTTGCACCCAGCACTAACAGCTGGGCTGTTGGCATGGTTTAGGGAATCTGCAGGGGCGCTGTGTCCTCCAACGACTGCTCTGTAAAGGAGCTATCTTCCATCCCTAGTACATCCCAGGATGGGGGCCTATGTATTCTTCATTCAGTGGTAGTTGTGCTATCTAAACAGTAAAAATACTGTGAAAGCAACTCTTGCCTCCTTCCTTGGAaaatccaggcactacaggatgTAATCGTCCCATAGTCCTCTTCACTGTCTTGCCTCACCCAAGCAGAGATCGTTGCGTGCacttctcttccagctctagaacTCTTGGTTGATTTTAGAAGGGTTTCTCATTCAGGCAAATAAGCCTGGCCTCCCCTACCGGGCCCACTGACAGAGGAGGGCAAAGAGAGCAGTTGCCCCAAAGCCTGGAGGTTTAAAAGGGTCATGAGGCTCCTGGCTGCAAGAGCAGTGTCAGTCAGAGCcacgggccctttaaattgcccctGGAACACCACATGGTGTGCTCCTGGCAtctctcagggctgcctggaagGTTGGGGACCTGAGCAGCATGCTCCAGCCAGcgttgagggctggctgtcctggccctgccccttccgcccaAGGCCGTGCCTCCTCCACGAGTGTGGAGCCACCCCCCACTCCTTACGCAGAGGCCCATCAagtctgtcagcagccctgcGGCCAACACAGACCCAGCTCAAGCTGATGTTATACCCCATCGTCTGTATGACAAGCATTGGTGCTTCCCCTTCTTTCAGCAACACTGAACTGATTATAGAGATTTTAGTTTACTGAGGTTCCCTATTTTGGTTCGCGCATCATGCACAATGTGATCCACAATGCCCTCATTTCTTTTTCGGAGTTTGGGGCTTTACATGTATTGGTGCTTCCTCAATGGGCTAGCTGGGTTTACAGTAGACTAGCGTGTGGTGTGAATGTGGAACGAGGAAGGATGGCCTTCTGGGTGAAGTCATTTCTGGACCCAGCTCTGCTTTGGATGCCCTGTGTCATCTTGGGCCACAGAGTCATTTGCTATGGGACAAAGGGGCCAACTGCTCCTCAAAAGCCTTAGTTTGCCCTCCCTTGACTTTTCATGGGCCTGTTTGCTCTATGTTGTCTTCCTCTTTGTGTCTCCGCACCCTCCTGCAGATTTCAGATGTGGTGATGTAGGAGAACAACAATTGGGTACTTTTATCTATTTCATTAGTCTATTTGGGACAGAGAATGTTCTGTATCCACCACAACTTCCCCACGCCACCTGCCCAAAGAATTCTTCTGAAATGAATTCCCTactttggacaaatcacttaTCGCTCTATCCCTCAGTTTCCTCCATCTATAAAATAAGGATAATAATTCTTTCTTTTGCCACTTTTTGACAGGGTTGACTACATAGACCAGCAACCCCATGGAGAGAGAACTGTCTCTAATcatgtgtctgtacagcaccgagcacaaCAGGGCTTTGACCTCAGTGTTAGCGTGACACAAGTAGTAACAATGGTGACCATCTGATTGTTTAAAGAGGGTTTTTAGACTCCAAAAGATGTGAGAAGAAAATTGTATTTCATTTGATGGGCAAACTACATGACAACCTACTTTCCCACAATGCGTTTAACAGAAAGATTGAAGGAATTTCTTTACAATAGGTCTGGGGGGAGGGTAAGCAAATCCTGCATTTATCCTTAGATAATCATCTGTCAATAGACGTTGGCACAATGTTCTGTCTGTTGTTCAGGACCCAGTCTTCAAAAATCACAAGAGTGGCTTAAAAATCAAGGTGTTTTTGAGCATACTGAAAGCTGGGGGTCATTTCATTTGCCTTCTGGTTGCTTGACCTTCAGGATTTACCTGTTGCACGTcaaagcttttctccacaaccacTCGGGCTAGaaacctgccttttttttttttttttaatgccaaaaGAAATATTTCCCCAGCATCATTTTCTTTGCTGAAGTGGTGGTGGAACCCTGTGCTCTGATGTGATTTAACAACCTGTTACAATGCTGCCAACAGTGGCGACGCACGTAAGGGCAGTTTCTTCAGGGCCCCCAGGCATGAAGGGCCCCAAGGCTCCATACCTCCactttgtttaaacaattcacttgaatggaacaaaaagaatgtgtcatgtcattcttattttgaaattaatttaagtGTTAGGTGTTATTATGCATGATTAGTTATAAGGAGCATGAATAGATCTTTAAGCATAAACAATGATGCTATATTAGTTTTTGATTATACTGGGGGACCCTTGTGACCGTGTTAagccagggccccacctgttcttattctgctcccagctgcaaaaGCATTTCTAGAAGATCTCACAGTAGTATGTTaacaatatttgcctttttctgaaaaagcCCTTGTGTGTGGTAGGCTGACAGATGATATATTCCTTAGGACAGCCAGGGCAGGCTCACTGTGGTCTCTTTGCTCCTGGCAAGAGTTTGGCTCACCCAGCATCTTCTGAGCTTTGTTAACAATTAATATTTGGGTTTTAATTACACTGGTAGTCTAGAACATGTGTCATTCTGATTGATAGGAACCACATCAAGGTGAGTGCCTCACAGCTTGATCCAAAATCCACTCACAGTGACCTGCACATAACATCAGATGTGAACCAAACTTgctcatgattaattttttgcAGGCTGGTTCCTCTGCTGGTACAGCTCCATTGACAAATAACAGGGGCACACCTCACCCAATCTGAAGCATTACCTAGCAGATACAGCACcagactgggctgcaagagaGCATGGTTCTATTTCCAGCCTTGCTAATGGCCACCTGGGTGACCTTAGCTAAGTCACCTTGCAGTTCCAAGCCCTGGTTTCCCCATTATTAAAATACAATAATGATACTGACCcgatttgtaaaatgctttgagaactACAGATGAAAAGAGCTGTATTTTTTATGGCCCATAGAAATGATGCACTTAACAGATATCTGAATGGAAAGCAGTATGTGTAACAAATTTGGATCAGCCATGGGGTTCGGATCATTTGTAGATAACAGGTGAAAGTTTGGCCCCATTGGaacaaatggcaaaacttccattgacgtCACAGCAGCCAGAATTTTGCCCACTACTTCCAGAGATCAGTGGATGATGCTGTCAAACCCATTCAGTCTGTGGATTCTCTCTGCTGAAACAATAAACCTTTCTAGGGAGGCCTGACCCAAACGGTCCTCAAATCAATTGACTACAGTATCTGTCGGTGAGACCTTTAAACTAGGTAGTTGTGGCTTTATATGTGCCATAAATGCATACGAACGGCCAGAATGAATCACACCACCTAACCCAGTGTCcattctgacaatggccaatgccagatgcttcagcgGTCATGAACAGAACAGTCAATCATTAAGGGACATTATTGGAATTTGACTGACACTTATCAATTCATTCCCCGGGGAAGTGGTATCATCTTCACCCCACTAAGAGAATAGGATTCCAAAGCAATAGACTGAAAATAACCCCAGGATGCTtgttcagctgatgtaaatcaagaTCACTCAATGACATAATGCCGCTCTATGGTGGCAGGGAATCTGGTCCGTTGTCTTTGTTTCTCTCAAGACCTCTTTTAGCTTTGTACAAAACACAGAGTTTTGAGTGCACACCACATCTATACtatcccagaagatcaatctgctcagggtcaatcttgcagggttcaatttcacacgtctagtacagatgcacaaaatcaaccacTCAGGGGTCTCAGTTGACCCCAAAACTCCTcgcgagatgtgaggagtaagggagattgacaggagaaactctcccgctgaccttccccagtatggacaactaagttagccaagcacaggtACATCAATTTCAGCTACCTAACTGcagtaactagaattgcatatctgttatcaacttactttgcctagtgtagaggtagccttcaTCATTTGCCCAAGTGGTTTACAACCCTTGAAACTCCTATGATAACAACCTGATGTTGGCATTTCAGTAAGGAACTACATTTGCACTTCAAGCTGGCATGAAACTTTTCAAAAACATAGACAAGTAAATGTGTAGGTGTgtttaaaaccaaacaggaatctCTGACTGTTTCCCACTTTGCAATAACTCTTCtaatacatttttctttgcaATATAAATAGGGCCAACTTATCGCCAAGCCCTGTTTATGGCTATTTGACCAGACTATCTCATTGCATTCGCAAATGTCATGCTGGCATTTATTTGATGCATTAGGGCTCAGGAAAGCTTCCCAAGAAAAGCTGTAAAAGGCCCATATACTGCAGGGAACAGTCCAGTAAAAGTTGCATGACTGGGCTGTTGGGATAGATCTTTTCTATTTCTTACTTCTTTGCTTCTGTGCCCTTTTATTTCAGCCAATAAACATAACTATGGAAGGACTGCAGTCATATGAGCTGGGTGAATGGCATTAAGAATAAATAGCTGGCTTTCATGATTAAGAAAACAAAGGCACtagtttggaaaaaggaaaacagcACAGCAGTATTCTTCCTCATCATCTGCTGAGAAGCAGATTCGTCCATTGGATAGgctctggactgggactcagcagATTTTGGTGCCCTTCCTGGATCTGCCACTGTTCTCCCTTTTCCTATCTGTCTTGTCGACTTAACTTGTAAGCTCTTCAGAGTATGTCTCTTCTTCCGTGTAAGTACAGAGCCTTGCACAACTTGCCCTGATCTTGACTGGAGCACATAGGCcctactgtaataaaaataataaataatagcaaTACTTGAATCTATGACAAGCTGAGTATCAAGGACAAAGCCATATCAGTTGCAGCATACCGTGTTTTACCATGGTAGGAGAAGATACGAGCCTATTAGCCAAGATGCAATTCAAActtattttaatttctgaaaatAACAATTTAAATCAGTGCCATACTTACATTCATAACTAATAAATAGACACAAAACAGTTTTTTAGGACTTCACAATCACTGTTATTTACAGAGTAATAAAGTGTCAGCGTTACATTTCATAAGCAAGTTGATTTAAAATGTTATACACACTATGAGTGAATTTTCCATTTCACGTTCActtaatatttctttttcaaGGTAGTTTTTATTTctgggttgttgggttttttttttcagttgatttGAAAAATCTTCTGAGTGCTGTGTTTGGAGTAGTTTATGTGGATTAATTACAGTAAAATAATGCAAATGGCTAAGCAGCATTTCAAAACTGTGGCATATACCTACTTCCAAGAACAGGAAAACAGTGCTGTGAGCAATGTTACATTGAAAATTGCCACTTAAGAAATAGtgctatttccttttttaatgtaaaatattcACTTAACAAACTGAGAatactttggggtatgctaacCACTACACTCCCTGCTTTTTTGCTGATCCAGCAatgaaaagcaaataggatgattAAAACAGTCTCACCATTGCCTCGCATCACCTGAATGGCACACAGCAACCAGAATGTACCAGTAAATCTGAAATCTCTCCCCAGCATGTGGAAAGCAAAAGAGATAACACATCTGATTTCTTTAGCTAGAGAACTGTAAGCATTCCACAGAATCCAGTATAATCCATAATTGTTTCACGGATGGGTGGAACTCTATGTACATTTGTTTCATCTCTTATtttcatcccctgcccccacatatTTTCAACTCTGAAGTTTATTTacagttttttatttttcaagtcaGGACTTTACACCTTACTTGTTTGCATGTGTCCATTGAATTCCATGTTTCTCTGGATTATCATTGCTTCTTGCAAGCGGCTGCTGTTCTCTTGCCTGTGCTTGGTTGGATCTCCGTCTTCAACACCATTCCCCTTCCGGAGACATAAGACTTTCTGAAAACTCTGCCTGAAGTTGTCAGAGAGAAATCCATAAAGTATGGGGTTGGCACAGCTGTTTGCATAGGACAGAATCACCACAGAGAAGTAAACATGGAGTAATCCGGGCTCCTCTGGCAAGGTGGATATCAAATTGACAATGTTCAGTATATAAAATGGGAGCCAGCAAAACACAAAGACGACCACGATGATGACCACCATCCTGGTCACTTTCCTCTCTGATCGCCTGCGCCTTGTAGACCCAACTCGGACCCCAGAAGACTTGACCTTAATCACGATCAGCAGGTAGCAGAGGCAGATCACCAGCAGGGGTCCAAAAAATCCTAAAACCGATGTGTAAATGATGAATGTAGCTGACCATATGTTAACAGGCTCTGGCCAGTTCATGTTGCAGGTATGGAGGTGCTCCTGGACATCTGAAAATATAATGACTGGAAGAACCACCAAGAACGAGAAAGTCCAGACTGTCGTACTGATCAGTTTGGCCACCCTTGGACGCCGCCATCTGGTGGACTTGATGGGATGAACCACAGCCAGGTAGCGATCCATGCTCATGACAGTCAAGCAAAAGGTACTAGTGAACTGATTGATGCCATCGACGGTCATAACAAGCCGACACCAAAAGGAGCCAAAGGGCCAATAAGAGATGGCATTCTGAGTAGCCAGGAATGGCAAGCCAAGCATGAAGAGTACATCGGCTACTGCTAAATTCAAGATGTAAATGTTGGTAACTGTTTTCATCTTGGCATAACGCAAAACCACATAGATGACCAGCGTGTTCCCACTGAGTCCGATTGCACATACAAGGAGGTATATGATGGGGATAAGAACCGAGTGAACATTTTTGGGCACAGACTGGTCTAGCATAGTCTTATTCTCTGTTACATTGATCAGTGAGGAGGAATTTACACCTTGTGCACTGACTTCCATGCCCAAAGTACTGGAAAAATACAAAGGATCCATTTTCATTTTCCCAGTGCTTCTAAGGCTGAGATTGATTAAAATTCACAAGCATCTTGCTCCTGaaataagaaaaggaaagaagagagaaGAACGAATTAAAGGATTTTTCTCGAAGCCATGCAATTGATGGGCTACATCCAAAAGTGGTTTTTACATTAAGCATCTGTTTCAGGCATGACTCATTGTACCAGAAACATAATCACGAGTGCAATCAACGATCGATTTGTATTATGCAGGTGTTACATTGCTATACAGCATGtccaataaataataatataagaAATGCCAGGCTGGAACAGACTAATAGTTTATGAAAAATAGGAGCAAATGCATCTAGGTTTCATTCTCAGGATGAAAAGAATACACATCGAAAGCAGAGGTGGATCATTCAAACATACACTGAGATTATGAAAGCCCCGAAGTTCAGGAATATTTGGCTCCGTATAGTTCAAGCCCATCACTGCCCCAAAGCTTTGagaccaaaatttccattgtttGGTCCATCATTGTTCAAAACATCGTGCTGGTATGTGGGTGGCACGAGCCATCTTTTCCCAAAAAAGCAGTGCCAGTCACAAAGGTTAAGTCTTGCAAGTTGTCCAGGCTTGCCCACagcggggggcaaagggggcagttgcccaaggCCCGGCATTTTCAAAGGAGACCAGAGCTTCAGCCACTAGTCcatgtggctggggagggagggcagccccACTCTCTGGGCAGTgttaaggactgactgccctaggtcctgccctGGGCCAATGGGGACTGTTGGCCTTGCTGACATTGTttcagattagatagatgtctatcagggatggtgtagatagtggtcggtcctgcccttggggcaggggactagactcgatggcctcttgaggccccttccggtcctagtgttctatgattctatgtcaccTTAGAAGACAATGTGGCATTTGACTGATTCCACAGCTAATCCCTCTAGTGGCTCTCCTCTTTCTGGGGACAAAAAAGTAGGTGAGAGCCGTTGCTTTCCAGTGCGGGAAATCCACCTGATCGCTAACTGGAAGAAATTAGCCCTtaatttagggccagattttcaaaggggttTTAGCCCCTGAAGTGTCACAAGAGAATCTGCTGGGCTGAGTGAAAAATCAGGTCTCTGTGGTAGCCGCTGATCACTTTAAAATCCTCCCTTTATCTTTTTTTGCTTCAATCTGGTCTGCAATGGCCAAGCAGTcaaccactgtgagcagcaacagGTGGGAACTAAAGTTCCAAATCTAAATGCCTGAGGGGAGAAGGGCCATTTTAAAATCCAGACCAAAACTGTTACCCCAGATAAGACCCTTCCTCTATATCCTTGAAGTTGAGGATGACTTTACAGTTCATATGCAGCAATCAGTACTTATAGGCAGTCTCACCCAACGGAGTGGGGAATGGGATTCAGCATAAGtctgaactacaggttgaacctctctcatccggcacccttgggacctgacctgtgctagataagagaatttgctggaccacgagaggtcaatgttatctagcatattaccaacacttccactgcttcttgggcttttagaagacatttaggggtaaattgcagctaaaaaacagcacagaacactcgagaacaacaagaagttctgtggcaccttgttaGATTATAAAGTGccgcaggacttgttgttctcaaagatacagactaacacggctgcctctctgatacttgtcaccagaacagaacaatgagagccaggactggttgctttaaacaaacttcatgggatttatggccacacccatgataagtggtcatccggctaactaaaaccatgctgaattacaaatgttgccagatgagagagtgccagactagggaggttcagcctgtagttcctGTTTGTTAGATTATATTCACACCAACAGGTGcatggcagtggctggctggtatCCTGTCTGAAGGGCCGGCTGGGCTCCTTCAACTTAAACTGCCACAGTTGTCAGTAGTGGTAGCTTCTTTCATCAGAGCTGGCTGGCATCTGCTTTCCTCAGCCTTTTTTATGTTAGCACCTTCCTTTCCATTCCTTGATTGTGGTTGAGTGCAGTTGACAATACAGCTTAGACTAgtgctgggcaataattttgatggctGGGGCACTCTAAGATTCTGGTAActgatcaagggctgcacttttctgtggaggaggtgcagggtctgggctggaggaggagtaCATAAAGGAGCACAGGATAGGGTCTTGGGGTGCAGCAGaggatgcagggtctgagagggagtttagtAACGGAGTCAGTTGTGacctgggtgcaggagagaattctggaCAGGGAGAAGATGTTTGAAGtggatgcaggatctgggagggagttatgACCTGGGATGGGTCTGAGGAAGATGCAGAGGTGGTGACCTGGAGCAAAGGATTGGAGTGCAAAGCCCAGGAGGGGTAATGGGTACAGGAAAGGATTCTAGCCTGGGGGCCGAGTAGAGGATAGGATTCAGGGTCTGgagggcattggggtgcaggagggaatgaggtgccagaggcagggtaTGGCCCGGAGGtgttacctaagcagctcccagccagctgcattcccaggctggcttccctgcctgccagcagccccagctcattgactattccatgtggctctctgcacagggGGGCAGGAGCTTGGCATGATGTCCCCACCCCTCCAAAATCACTCAGCTCCTACTGGTTGGAAACTGGAAaaagggagctgagaaattgctgagagattttgctgggggcaaggCAGCACACAAAGCCCTCCCACTTTGCGGTGCAGAGagcccctgggagcagctggctgctatGAGTGGCACTACTCCCTGCTGGAGAGGGGGGTTGAAGGCTGGCTTAAAAGGCTTGGTacaccagatccagcccatgggccatagcTTGCCCACCCCTGGCCCACCCCATGCCCTTCTTTGGTTGTTTCCTGCAGCCTTTCATGTCTTATTCTCATGCACACCAAAAAGTAGGGCGAGAAGTACAAGCCTTCCTGTCAGACATGCCATTTTACAAGTTACAAATGGCAACTTAGACCAATTATTGCAAGGGATAGTACAAACTTGAATGCTACAATCcaaggggtggggtgcgggggaaggcATGGGTTGTTGTAGCACAACATAACAACTCACATATTAGCTTTGATGTTAAATCAGGGACAATTTCCAATAACAAAAACCTCCACCTCATTTTTGCATCAGAGGCTCACTCCACAGACAGATTTCCCAGATCTGCCTGCTCATACTGAAGCAAGCTGAGCTGCTAGAGTCAGGAGCCACTTACTCTCTGTCTGAACTAGCTGAAAACCCATGGGAAAAATTAACATCTGCGTAGGTGTAGAGAAATAGAACTATCCATTATAGCCAACAAAGCCCTCGTATAAATCCACTGATATCTACAGCTGGTTTGGGTACACTGAAGAATAGACATAGCATTCACAAATGCAAAGAAAACCGCATTGGGAGCGAACAGATCAGATCATTTCCAGCTGCAAATTCTAAG is a window from the Carettochelys insculpta isolate YL-2023 chromosome 16, ASM3395843v1, whole genome shotgun sequence genome containing:
- the SSTR5 gene encoding somatostatin receptor type 5, with translation MKMDPLYFSSTLGMEVSAQGVNSSSLINVTENKTMLDQSVPKNVHSVLIPIIYLLVCAIGLSGNTLVIYVVLRYAKMKTVTNIYILNLAVADVLFMLGLPFLATQNAISYWPFGSFWCRLVMTVDGINQFTSTFCLTVMSMDRYLAVVHPIKSTRWRRPRVAKLISTTVWTFSFLVVLPVIIFSDVQEHLHTCNMNWPEPVNIWSATFIIYTSVLGFFGPLLVICLCYLLIVIKVKSSGVRVGSTRRRRSERKVTRMVVIIVVVFVFCWLPFYILNIVNLISTLPEEPGLLHVYFSVVILSYANSCANPILYGFLSDNFRQSFQKVLCLRKGNGVEDGDPTKHRQENSSRLQEAMIIQRNMEFNGHMQTSKV